GGGTCTGTGGCCGTCGCGGGGTCTGTCCCCGGAGGGACCGCAGGTCCCGTAGGGGGCTGACCCCAAAGCTGATTCGCGTCGGGGTCAGCCCCCTCCGGACCGGCTAGCGCCGATCCTCCGGGGACAGACCCCACGCGCGCGGGTCCACGATCTTCCAGGGCAACGGGCCACCTGCGTCCTGCGGGCCGGTCAGCTCCTCGAAGATGAGCCCCTCGACGGCCAGGCTCTGGACCAACTCGCTGAAGTTGCTGGCGCTGCGTCGGGCCAGCGCCACGCCCAGCCGCTCGTCGGACCGCGAGAAGGCGGCCTGCAGCGCTGCCCAACGCGCCGAGTCGGTGGTCACTTCCACCCGGCGCAGGGCCTTGAGGCGGCGCTGCGCTGTCGCCAGCCAGTTCCGCAGGTCGCGCAGAGGCGGTAAGGCCTCCAACTCGAAGGGCGTGTGCGGGCGCGGCGAGAACGCGCCGACGCTGTAGTGGAAGACCAGGCGGGGGAACATCTCGGTCAGGCGGCGGGCCAGGGCGGGGAGGGCCTCGCGATCATCGGCCGTCTCGGTGGGGAGGCCGACCATGCAGTACAGCCGCACGCGCGTCAGCCCGGCCGCGGCGGCACGCTCGATCGCGGCGCAGAGCGCGTCGTCGGGCAGGGACTTGCCGATGGCCGCCCGCAGGCGCTCCGTGGCGGCCTCGGGGGCGAAGGTGACGGTCTTCTGCCCACTGCGCGCCAGGAGGCCCAGCAGCTCGGCCGAGGCTGTCTCGAGGCGGATCGAGGAGGTGCTGAGGCTCACCTGCGGCGGCAGGGCCCCCAGTGCGGCGCAGAGCCCCGGCAGGTCGGGGTAATCCGAGACCGCGGCGGCGATGAGGCCCACCTCATTGGTGTACTGCAGCCCGCGCCGCACCGTGTCCATGATGTGAGGCAGGCTCCGCCAGCGCAGCGGCCGGTAGAGCTGCCGGGCCAGGCAGAAGCTGCACGAGCGCCCGCAGCCCCGCCCGATCTCCACCAGGAAGCGGTTGGGGAACTCCGAGCCGGGGGTGAGGAAGACGCTGGCGGTCTCGAAGTCGTCCAGGTGGCGGGCGCAGCGGCGTCGCAGGACGCCCTGAGCCGGTGGGGCGGGCGAGGCCCCCCGACCTACCGAAGCCGACTCCGGCACGAAGAAGCC
This is a stretch of genomic DNA from bacterium. It encodes these proteins:
- a CDS encoding B12-binding domain-containing radical SAM protein; protein product: MRLDLLGQERLLIPPPASAAARRGVLLFPQSYGVGMASLALHTLYAALNATGEMAWERAFAGPEVAQAGRGALCSLESGTPLREFDVIAITSSYELDWPTVPAALAASGVAPLRQDRRAAGGPLVLMGGPAVSAAPLPLAAIYDAAYIGEVEPALPELRGALLSAGPEEALERLAAIAGFFVPESASVGRGASPAPPAQGVLRRRCARHLDDFETASVFLTPGSEFPNRFLVEIGRGCGRSCSFCLARQLYRPLRWRSLPHIMDTVRRGLQYTNEVGLIAAAVSDYPDLPGLCAALGALPPQVSLSTSSIRLETASAELLGLLARSGQKTVTFAPEAATERLRAAIGKSLPDDALCAAIERAAAAGLTRVRLYCMVGLPTETADDREALPALARRLTEMFPRLVFHYSVGAFSPRPHTPFELEALPPLRDLRNWLATAQRRLKALRRVEVTTDSARWAALQAAFSRSDERLGVALARRSASNFSELVQSLAVEGLIFEELTGPQDAGGPLPWKIVDPRAWGLSPEDRR